Proteins co-encoded in one Sus scrofa isolate TJ Tabasco breed Duroc chromosome 14, Sscrofa11.1, whole genome shotgun sequence genomic window:
- the LOC102167427 gene encoding uncharacterized protein LOC102167427, protein MYAYYCLAPGEDAWPLLQPLTYTYLPTPLLLPPIQAHNFCSLPLKLSAGEWAAPREYHCFHAPGAPLDVAPPLWGFPQAYSAALHPPFPAPSYPGLSLQAPAAARPAATESWAPWPEGGSLQAELRWGRVERALGPRLELPAFVLRELRRVYGTYPRTDVRVTYRGGEFLLQGAPRVLEPEYRAERRVLRPPASSGSGDNSPTREAAERGRRRKRKGLS, encoded by the coding sequence ATGTACGCATACTACTGCCTGGCGCCCGGGGAGGACGCCTGGCCCCTGCTGCAACCCCTCACCTACACCTACCTGCCCACCCCTCTGCTGCTGCCCCCGATCCAGGCCCACAACTTCTGCAGCCTACCCCTGAAACTGAGTGCGGGCGAGTGGGCGGCTCCACGGGAATACCACTGCTTCCACGCCCCGGGTGCGCCACTGGACGTCGCGCCGCCCTTGTGGGGCTTCCCGCAGGCCTACAGCGCGGCCCTGCACCCACCGTTCCCCGCGCCCAGCTACCCGGGGCTGTCACTGCAGGCGCCCGCGGCGGCGAGACCGGCGGCGACCGAGAGCTGGGCGCCATGGCCGGAAGGCGGCAGCCTGCAGGCTGAGCTGCGCTGGGGCCGCGTGGAGCGCGCGCTGGGGCCGCGCctggagctgccggccttcgTGCTGCGGGAGCTGCGGCGCGTGTACGGCACGTACCCGCGCACAGACGTGCGCGTCACCTACCGCGGCGGCGAGTTCCTGTTGCAGGGCGCGCCGCGTGTGCTCGAGCCCGAGTACCGCGCAGAGAGGCGCGTGCTGCGCCCGCCCGCCAGCAGCGGGAGCGGTGACAACAGCCCCACCCGGGAAGCGGCGGAGCGCGGCCGCCggaggaagaggaaaggcctGAGTTGA